Genomic window (Flavobacteriales bacterium):
CGGCCGGAAGCCCGCGAAAAAGCTGCCATTGTTGTTGATGTGCAGAAAGCTCAGCGCTTGCGGTGGCACCGGTGCCCCGATCCCAAGGTGACCGCTCAGGTCCACGTTCGGGAAGTTGTTCACCGGCTGGCCGGGCAGGCTTTCGTTGAGTTGCATGCGCAGTATGTTGTTCGTGCGCCACTCATGCGGAAAGTTCAACTGCGTGGTGAATCGCAATGCTTGGTTGCTGAGAACATCGCAGCCGATGTACTGATTCGCAAGTGTCACCGTATTGTTCAGTTGCGTCACCTGCCCCTGCATGGGGAGATACGCGGCACAAAGGCATGCGCCCAGTGCAAGTTGCTTGATCTGCTTCATCGTTTTGTGGTGTTGGTTAGTTGGAAGTAAATGTTCACATCTTCACGAACTGAAGTGACCGTGCTTCTCTCGACCCTGTGACCCGCATTAAGTATTCACCCGTTGAAAGCTCAACCGTCCGTATTTGGGTTGATGAACCTGCATGCACATGCTCCTTGATCACAAGCCGCCCCATCATGTCATAAACCGCCAAGGACCAATTGTCCGTGTAAGGGAGTAGAACAGCGAGGTTTTCATGACAAGGGTTCGGGCCAATGATCAGCCGAGGTTCTTCCCCTGTAACAACCGAAGTGGCCAATGGACAAGTTCCGGGTTCGGCAGATACGCACACCTGATCAACGAAGTGATAGGCCACACCGCCCATGTATGGCCCAACGGGTAGCGTATCCGTAAGTGCGTTCCGGAAGTGATTGCCGATCACCACATACTGATAGGCGCTATCCGCCACGAAACTGCCGCTGACCAAGTCCCAATTCAAAGTATCCGCCACTACTGCCTGGCTGTACACTTGGGCAAAATCGCCTAACGGAAAGTCAGCCATTCCCTGTGTCCAATGGTATGGGGTGGTGGTGAACAACATCCCCACCTTGTTGCAGCCAATATCACCCTGTTGGTTCCCTCCCTGTGACGAGTTCAGGAACATGCTCGCGTAATACGTCTGCCCCACGACCAACGGACTCAAGAGCGCCACCGAGAACATTTCTCGATAGTCTCCCTCCAGATAAGTCGCATGACCGACATAGGCTTGTCCTTCTTTGGGTTGTTGGTAGCCAAAGATGTTATGCGGAACGGAAGTACCCGAATCCACGCAAGCATTGAAGTAATCCGGGGTGTCGCTTGCACTGAACCAGTGTGTTGGCCTGGACCCTGGACCAAATCCTGTGACGGGTGGAATATGTGGGCACGTATCCACCTCTTCGAAACTGGGGTTCGGGATTAAATTCTGCGCTTCACAGCGCGGAGTAACAACAAACAACAGGCAGCCCAAGAGCCATTTTGCTCCGGTCCACCTGCCGTTCATTGTTGAGAGAAACATTCGTTCAGTGTTCGTTCGTGTCGACCGGTTTCGCATCGGCCCGGTCAAAAACCGCAAGTAATATTGCCCTCTCGCCTCGCCGTCGTGCTGGGGGCATGCCAGATGTCGGTCCGGTGGCCACGGTGGCGGGGCTTACTCTTTCTTCAGCATCCGCCTTACCTTTGTTCAGTTCCGTTTCATTTTTACTTCGCAGTTTGGTGGGACATGGACTTCGGCCCTCGGTGTTAGCGCACCGGGGGCTTTTTCATTTTTCTTCTGGTGATGGGGTCGGCATGGGTTTCTGCATCACTTCCCTCAGGTATTGCGCCTGTGCAGGTGTGAGTTTGGGTTCCTGGCGTGAGAGGGGCTGTTCGTAGGGAATATGCCTCCGCAACTCATCCACGTACGATTCCAAGAATTCCACACGCTCTTGAAGATCATGCAACTGGCTCGCGCATCCTTCCAGCGTTGTCACTTGGCGCTGGCGATCCATCTTCATCTGCCACAGTATTTCCCTATACACTTCCGGGTCGGGGTGTTGGAAGGTGCCCACCTGCTCCATACGGGATGCTTTCGGGGTATCCTGTTCGCAACTTATGTTGGTGCTTGCAACAGCGGCACATCCGAGGCTGCTCTTGTGCAGACCCATGCCCGAAGCAGTTGGCGCGTACGCGTGTGTGGAACTTTGTTGCACGGGTTCCATGGAAACCCGAAGGTAAGCCCAAAGCGGGCAGGCCAGGAACAAGGCTAAGAGGCCACCGCGCAACATGGCAAGAGGTTTTGCACTATGCCGCGTGTGGAAACACCCAAGCCGGGAGGTGGAGGAGGAACTACTGAAGGTGATTTTAGCTGATGAGCTGATGAGCTGATGAGCTGATGAGCTGATGAGCTGATGAGCTGACGCACCTCGACTCCGCTCGGCACCCAAGTTGACTGGTTGACGCACCTCGATTTTGCTCGGCACCCAAGTCGATGAGCCGGTAGGCTGGATAAGTCACCAACCCTTTATGCTTGCTGTCGAAATATGTGGCGAAGCATCCCATGGCATGCTAAAGCTTCGCAAAAAATACGTTGCTGGCCAAAGTATGTTTTGCCTACTTTTAATCCTTTGTGCCGGGTCGCACGGAACAGGCCGAGCGGTGCTTCCCCTCACTCCGTCCCCCGCACTACGGTAACGTGCCCGTAGAACACGCGCTCATCGCCGTCCCTGTTCAGCACCACTTTCCACACGTAGACATCGGTCTTCACCGGCTTGCCGTGGTAGGTTCCGTCCCAAGATGCGTTGCGGTCTCTGGTATCGTAGATCCGTTCGCCCCAGCGGTCGAAGACGAAGAATTGGTAGCGCCAATTATCGTAGCCGTTGAGGATGGGCTGGAAGTCCTCGTTCACGCCGTCCTGGTCCGGGGTGAAGGCGTTGGGCGCAAAGATGTCGGGGTCGCTGGTGGCGACGATGGACCGGCACACGGTGTCCGGGCAACCGAAGGTGTTGATGGCCACCAAGCACAGCGGATACAGGTCATCGGGTCCTGCCGGGAAGAGGTGCAATGGCTCGAAGGCGTTGGAGTGCTCCCCATCGCCGAAATCCCAGATCCAGCTCACTGCATCCGTGCTGACGTTGTGGAACTGCAACGCGTAGGTGGTGCTCTGCATGGGCACATAGCTGAAGGCCGCCGTAGGGCGCGGGTCCACATGCACGGCCGCTGGTACGAAGAGGCTGTCCACGCATCCGCCTTCACCCGTGGCGATCAACGTAACATCATAGTCGCCTTGCGGATAGATGTGCCACGGGGACTCTTCGAAGGAGCTTTCGCCATCACCGAAATGCCATTGATAGCTGCTGGTGTTGAGCGAAGTATTCCCGAAGGTGACGGGGTAGCCCGCGCAGGCCGGTTGCGGCTCCGCAACGAACTGCGCCACCGGCGTGGGATACACGGTGAACTCATCCGTGCTCACGGCCGTGCAGCCGTACTGGTTGGAAACGGTGAGCGTGATGGTGTAGGTGCCTGGCTCCGCGTAGGTGGCCACAGGGTTGTTCAGCACGGAGTTCGTTCCGTTGCCGAAATCCCAGGTATGGCTCACGTCGCCGGTGGAAGCATTGGTGAGCTGTACATCGGTAGGTTGATCGCAGCTCTGGCCGGCCGCCATGGTGAAGGCGCTCACCGGCAGCGGGAAGGCGACCACGTTCGCTGTGGCGGTGTCCGTGCAACCGTTCAGGTTCTCCGCCACCAATTGGATGGTGTAGGTGCCCGCATCGTTGTAGGTATGTGCGGGGTTAGGAATACCGATGGTATTGTTGTCGCCGAAGCTCCACTGGTAAAAATCGGCACCGGTACTGCCGTTGGTGAATTGCACGTCCAGCGGGATGCAGCTGCTGACCGGGTCCGGCGTGAACGCGGCCATAGGTGTGGCCGCCACGGTCACCGTTTGGGATTGCGTAGCGGGACAAGGGCTGATGGTGGAAGCCACATTGAGGGTGACGGTATAGCTGCCGGCCGACGCATAGCTGTGCGTTGGCGCGGAAAGGGTGGAGCTTTCCCCGTCACCGAAATCCCAGGTCAAGCCTGCGGGCGCGGGCGTGTTGTTGGTGAATTGGACCGGCGCTCCCACGCAATGCTGGCCGGGGTGAATGGTAAAGTCGGCAGGCGGTGAGGCCAGTACGGTGATGTCCACGCTCACCGTGTCGAAACTGCAGCCGTTGTCCGCGAAGAGCGTGGCCGTGTAGGTGCCTGCCGTGTCATAGGTGGTGGTCACGCTCCCGTCGGTGCTCACATTGCCATTGCCGAGGTCCCAATGCCAGTTCGTCGCCCCGATGCTGTACTGCGTGAAGTGTACGGTCAATGGCGCACAGCCGCTGGTGGTGTCGGTGTTGAAGAAGCCGGTGATGTTATTGGGCAGCGTGGTGATGGTGTATTCCGCCGTATCGCTTCCGCAGGCATTGGTGGCCACCAGCGTAATGGTGTAGGTGGTATCGTTCGCCCCGGTGTAATACGTGTGCTGCACGAGGCTGTCGGCGGTGGTGCTGGTGAGGCCGTCGCCGAAATCCCAGAAATAGCTGTCCGCTTGGCCGATGGTGACGTTGCTGAAAGTGACCGGCCACGGGGAGCAGCCTGAATCGAAGTCCGGGCCGAAGAGCGCAGTGGGCTCCGGATGAACGGTGACGACCACGGATGAATCCACGGAACCGCAAAAATTGGTGGCCGTGAGCGTGATGGTGTAGGTGGTATCCTCAGTGAGGCTCGCGTAGTACGTGTTCTGCCCCGGTTCCTCAAGCACGGAACTTCCGCCATCGCCGAGATCCCATGCGAAGCTCATACCGTCGCCGGTGCTCTGGTTGTCCAAGGTCACCACCAAGGGTGCGCAACCTTCAAAAGGCGTGGCGGTGAAGCCGATCCCAGGCCCTGCCCATACCGTCACCGCATGGCTGATGGTGTCCGTGCAACCTGCGGCCGTGTATGCCACCAGTGTAACGGTGTACGTGCCCGCCGTGTCGAAGACGTGGGAAGGTGATTGGACGAACGCACTGTCGCCATCACCGAAGGACCAGGCCCAGCCGGAGGCTCCGATGCTCTCATCCGAAAATGGAAAAGACAAACCAGAGCATGCGGTGGGGTCGTTGGAGAAGGCCGCCGTGGGAAGGGGATCCACTGTGGCGTTCGCCGAGGCGCTGTTGCTGCATCCGTTGGCATCGGTGAAGGCATAGGTCACCGGGAACACGCCTTCGCCGCTTACTGCCGGGTCGAAAGTGCCCGCCGCCGCGTCCGTGATACCGGTGCCGCTCCACGAGCCGCCGACCGGGGTCGCTGCGAAGTCCTCCGGGGCGCCGTCCGCGCAGATAGCCACCACGCTGGTGATGGCTATCACGGGCAATGGATCCACGGTGACATCCACCTGGTCCTGCGTGACGCAAGAGCCGTTGCCCACGGAATAGGTGAGGGTATATGTGCCTACAACTGCAGGGTCAAAAGCTCCCGCAGCATCCACGTGCGAACCGCTCCACGTACCGCCCGAGGGAGCGCCGGAAAGTTGCAGGACACCGCTGTTGATGCAGGCTGCCGTGTCATTTCCCGCCGTTGCCGGATCGGTGATGGTGATCACCGTCACGGTCATCTGGTCGCTGGCGGAACAGTTGTTGGCATCGGTGAAACTGTAAGTGAACACGAGCATATCCGGACCGTTGGGCGTGAACGTCCCGTCCGGGGTGACGCCCGTACCGCTCCACGTTCCGCCAGAAGGCGAATATCCTGCGAGCGTTTGCACAACAGGTTGATCGCAGAAGGTG
Coding sequences:
- a CDS encoding T9SS type A sorting domain-containing protein, translating into MFLSTMNGRWTGAKWLLGCLLFVVTPRCEAQNLIPNPSFEEVDTCPHIPPVTGFGPGSRPTHWFSASDTPDYFNACVDSGTSVPHNIFGYQQPKEGQAYVGHATYLEGDYREMFSVALLSPLVVGQTYYASMFLNSSQGGNQQGDIGCNKVGMLFTTTPYHWTQGMADFPLGDFAQVYSQAVVADTLNWDLVSGSFVADSAYQYVVIGNHFRNALTDTLPVGPYMGGVAYHFVDQVCVSAEPGTCPLATSVVTGEEPRLIIGPNPCHENLAVLLPYTDNWSLAVYDMMGRLVIKEHVHAGSSTQIRTVELSTGEYLMRVTGSREARSLQFVKM
- a CDS encoding PKD domain-containing protein — encoded protein: MRLFHSAVPLLFTLLSVFVQQDACAQPLVAHAGADVTICAGGPTTLGANPTATGGTGPYQYSWTPATGLNNANAQHPVCTATSSQTYTLTVTDDNGATATDQVTVTVNAAPNPFLTMAADPNVTTSVFSGTTTFSLCNQGAAAYVFSFVDNSTAAAGATYSLDWGTGGAAFTPMATGWTQTHQYPIGLNTLTYTITNPNGCSVTVEFYVFIGSNPSVGINNPGNTSVCTGQPVCFPITFTSSNTIGTQYLVDFGDDTDTSFVQPAPAQLCHVYQQTSCAAAPPFYTVRIEATNPCLAFPSFGTAGPILVSDAPQADFTMSADTSCAGAPVSFTSTATSSEAPTCGPPKVVWSVTPTIGWTALGALGTTNGNTAPSGWTTGSQAPNIRFDQAGTYCVKLKVGNAICGVDSMTHCICVEAPPQPAFTLSPTTGCTPLVSTTDNTSTSPNSCSTRYNWLAAASSTACGGSTSVTFSGGTGATTFEPQFTFTGAGAYNVTLQAINSCGTFPVIVPVTVGAPPQVAANAVSGICAGQNVNPTATFTACGSPITAYGWTLTGGNPASANTQNPGAVTYPAQGSFTITASATSACGTTTSSTPITVTPLPAAPVVGGPITLCVGETLDLSATPVPGITFHWTGPNGFSSFSASPSIPNITMGGQGVYSVTASAGGCDGPASTVTVTVNPPLVLNISPAAPTACAGDPVTLTASGGSNYQWTANGVSVGSGSPLTFTPTGTSTIILTGQGGGCTGSASTQVTVYPLPAANAGTDPVFCESNLPQVLFPITVGGVWSGDPNVTADGHFTPSVQGVHQLIYTVTSPQGCTNMDTVQVTVAPPAAPADAGPDSLICLNATPIQLTGSPGAGTWTGDISIGGIFTPVVTGAFVVIYTVGSGSCSTSDQATVTVVPATVVDPGPDQQLCIDEPAFSLGATPVGGTWTGNGISGDDFDPLTAGAGAHVLSYTYADPNGCITTATRTITVNPLPVVSAGNDTTFCDQPVVQTLAGYSPSGGTWSGTGVTPDGTFTPNGPDMLVFTYSFTDANNCSASDQMTVTVITITDPATAGNDTAACINSGVLQLSGAPSGGTWSGSHVDAAGAFDPAVVGTYTLTYSVGNGSCVTQDQVDVTVDPLPVIAITSVVAICADGAPEDFAATPVGGSWSGTGITDAAAGTFDPAVSGEGVFPVTYAFTDANGCSNSASANATVDPLPTAAFSNDPTACSGLSFPFSDESIGASGWAWSFGDGDSAFVQSPSHVFDTAGTYTVTLVAYTAAGCTDTISHAVTVWAGPGIGFTATPFEGCAPLVVTLDNQSTGDGMSFAWDLGDGGSSVLEEPGQNTYYASLTEDTTYTITLTATNFCGSVDSSVVVTVHPEPTALFGPDFDSGCSPWPVTFSNVTIGQADSYFWDFGDGLTSTTADSLVQHTYYTGANDTTYTITLVATNACGSDTAEYTITTLPNNITGFFNTDTTSGCAPLTVHFTQYSIGATNWHWDLGNGNVSTDGSVTTTYDTAGTYTATLFADNGCSFDTVSVDITVLASPPADFTIHPGQHCVGAPVQFTNNTPAPAGLTWDFGDGESSTLSAPTHSYASAGSYTVTLNVASTISPCPATQSQTVTVAATPMAAFTPDPVSSCIPLDVQFTNGSTGADFYQWSFGDNNTIGIPNPAHTYNDAGTYTIQLVAENLNGCTDTATANVVAFPLPVSAFTMAAGQSCDQPTDVQLTNASTGDVSHTWDFGNGTNSVLNNPVATYAEPGTYTITLTVSNQYGCTAVSTDEFTVYPTPVAQFVAEPQPACAGYPVTFGNTSLNTSSYQWHFGDGESSFEESPWHIYPQGDYDVTLIATGEGGCVDSLFVPAAVHVDPRPTAAFSYVPMQSTTYALQFHNVSTDAVSWIWDFGDGEHSNAFEPLHLFPAGPDDLYPLCLVAINTFGCPDTVCRSIVATSDPDIFAPNAFTPDQDGVNEDFQPILNGYDNWRYQFFVFDRWGERIYDTRDRNASWDGTYHGKPVKTDVYVWKVVLNRDGDERVFYGHVTVVRGTE